DNA from Hippoglossus hippoglossus isolate fHipHip1 chromosome 1, fHipHip1.pri, whole genome shotgun sequence:
tcctcttcttgtttcACAGCCGTTGCAGATGCCATCAGAACGAGCCTGGGACCCAAAGGAATGGACAAGATGGTCAGTGAAcagattgtttgtctctgagtCTGCTCAGCTCCACGCTTGTAACACGCGTCTCTAAGCAGAAGCTGTTGTGCTGTTTCAGATCCAGGACGAGAAAGGTGACGTGACCATCACTAACGACGGTGCCACCATTCTGAAGCAGATGCAGGTGCTGCACCCTGCCGCCAAAATGGTACGTTAACGAACCGTGTGGTGGATTGATTCCCCTCAAGAGGAAaggaggtgtgtgagtgtgtgagtgcagacttttccttttgtcctaacttgaaatgtgtgtttcagctgGTGGAACTGTCCAAAGCCCAGGACATCGAGGCAGGGGACGGCACCACCTCCGTGGTGGTGATTGCCGGAGCGCTGCTGGATTCTTGCTCCAAACTGCTCCAGAAAGGTGAGACTGAAGAATGTCAACACGATCAATAGTGTTGTTGTAAATTCAGCGACAGGATTGATTGATGTGTCACTTGTCTGAACGTTGCTGTTCACACTTGGTCCCGTCAGGTATCCACCCCACCACCATCTCGGAGTCGTTCCAGAAGGCTGTGGAGAAGGGCGTGGAGGTGCTGACGGCCATGAGCCGACCGGTGCAGCTCAGCGACCGGGAGACGctgctcaacagcgccaccacGTCACTGTGCTCCAAGGTGGTGTCGCAGTACTCCAGCCTGCTGGCGCCCATGAGCGTGGACGCCGTCATGAGAGTCATCGACCCGGCAACCGCCACCAACGTCGACCTGCAGGACATCAAGATCATCAAGAAGCTCGGGTGAGTGTGAGAACTGGAATCCAGCTGTTTTTAATCATATAGCATCAACAGCATTTGACCTATTTAGAAGTTATACAGGGAAATATAACAGttttgtgtgtaatgttttgttCAAAAGCATTTTAAACCTCCGACTGTGAAATAGTGCAGCAGAAtttgaagtgtgtttgttttcagtggcACAATTGATGACTGTGAGCTGGTGGATGGCCTGGTGCTGACCCAGAGGGTGGCGAGCACCGGCGTGACCCGTGTTGAGAAGGCCAAGATCGGCCTCATCCAGTTCTGCCTGTCCCCTCCGAAGACCGACGTGAGTGATCGGATCAGCTGAGAGGAAAGAGTCTCTCGTGAAACTTGTTTATCACAAGTGGAGACTTTTATTTTCGGTGACAGatgtaaaatgtgatttttaccTGGAGAGGTTCCTGACCTGCtgtgtgtgggttttgtttATGTTGCGATGCAGATGGACAACCAGATCGTGGTCTCAGACTACGCCCAGATGGATCGCGTTCTCCGGGAGGAACGTGCTTACATCCTCAACCTGGTGAAACAGATCAAGAAGGCCGGCTGCAACATGCTGCTCATCCAGAAGTCCATCCTCAGGTACACAAGCACCGATCACATGACCACAGATTCTGGTTTGTACAACTCGTCAGACTCTTGATACGAACATGTTTGATACTGACGACAAACCGTCCTGTGACAGAGATGCTCTGAGCGACCTCGCCCTGCACTTCCTCAACAAAATGAAGATCATGGTGGTGAAGGAAATCGAGAGAGAAGACATCGAGTTCATATGCAAGGTGAGCGTCAGCGGAGTTTCACACTCGCAGCACTTTGTCTCTTATGAGTAACgtcagttttcacactgagaaaaTCGATGTCTTCCTAATTAGTTTGttgaatatgaaatgaaaacatcacagagGAACGTTTCCATATGAACTTAAACCGCTGGAATTAAATATTAACAAGAAAACCGGGACATTTCTCCCAACTCATCGTACTTTGGAATAAAGCTGATCTGTGACcggaaaataaaatgaagtctctgctcctctgcagacTATTGGCACCAAGCCCATCGCTCACATCGACCACTTCTTACCTGAGATGCTCGGATCAgcggagctggtggaggaggtcCACCTGGACGGATCTGGCAAACTGGTCAAGGTAAGACTGGCATCCTGGATTATTCAGTTTTGATGTTATAGCTGTGAAGGGACGTAACTGACGCACCTCGATGTTCCATCTCCGCTAATCCCTTCTACTGTTGCTCCGTGCAGATCACAGGCTGTGCCAGCCCTGGGAAGACGGTGAGCATCGTGGTCCGAGGCTCCAACAAGCTGGTGATCGAGGAGGCCGAGCGCTCCATCCACGACGCCCTGTGTGTCATCCGCTGCCTGGTCAAGAAGAGGTTGGTCATTTCTGCAGTTTGTCACAGACGAGACGGAAAAATAAACTCATGATCGATGACATAAGAGTAGAAAGATTACGTCCAAATACTGTTAATTATTTCTACTTCCTGGATATTGAACGTACACTCACAGATTCCCTCTGTCAAAGGCGCTCCTGCAAAGTTTCATTGTGTAAGAGCGTAACAAACGGAGGAACATTAAAGTGGAACGCTCCCCGTTACTTCTCGCCTGGTTGTATCAGCAACTTGGCGGGGGAGCGTTCACACACGTATGTTACATTTCCCAGAAACACTGACAACGGAGGAATCTCCAATGaatataatgttaaataataatgaatatataattGTTTCTGTTGATGTGAAAGAAGATTTGTTAGTTTTCTTCAACCTTTTCATCTTCTGTCTGTCCCTCCGTCCCTCAGGGCCCTGATCGCCGGCGGCGGCGCTCCCGAGATCGAGCTGGCCGTGCGTCTGGCCGAGTACTCGCGTACCCTGGCTGGCATGGAAGCCTACTGCGTGCGGGCGTACGCTGACGCCCTGGAGGTGGTCCCCTCCACGCTGGCTGAGAACGCCGGCCTGAACCCCATCTCCACTGTGACAGAGCTCCGCAACAGGCACGCCCAGGGGGACAAGATGGCGGGCATCAACGTCCGTAAGGTGGGTTTGACGCTGTGATTACTCATTAATGTCCGTGAAATAACACAGCAAGAACAAAGTGTAGAAAAGAGAAGATGGTTTTAGTTTCTCTGGTTTCTCACCAGATCGATTAGGAAAATGGAAATCATTTTTTCTTGCAGTGATCTTTATGAAATCAGCACATGTGATGGTGCTGATTATTCACCACTGGTTTACTGTGCGTTTGTGACAGGGCGGGATCTCCaacatcctggaggagctggtggtgcAGCCTCTGCTGGTTTCCATCTGCTGCCTGACCCTGGCCACAGAGACGGTCCGCAGCATCCTCAAGATTGACGACTTGGTAAGACACCTCATCCCGACTGTGGATTAGACTCCggctctgcttcctgctgctgaggGAACTTCCTTCTGACTGGAAGTCTTAACTGaacctgtgttttcttctgttgcAGGTGAGCGCTCGATAAGGGATTTGAGTTTGTCCTGTGAGTTCTGTAACTAAGCCTGTTCGCACTGCGAGGGATCGGACGGCCGTGTGGACACCAGTCTGTTCAGATTTCCACTGTAGTTGTTACGTTgcataatttaataaaaaaggcttgtttttttttgttgacactCCAGCTGTTGCCTGTGTCCTCATTCTGCTGAACACTCGGGTCATTTGTTTCAgattttctggatttttttaaatttctaaaCCTTTATTAAAGAGTCCATTAGATTATTGAGGACTGAAACTGCCAAAATTAGAAATTACAAAAGTACTCAATATTACataaatgcaaaaatgaaatgCTGAAATACATGCATTTAATATCTAAAATTCAGTTTATAGTGTTTTGTATGCTTTGTTGATTTAACAGTGAATGGTCAATACACTGGAGCTTGAGGACATTAGTGtctaagattattttatatataaatatatatatgatattttatttattttatgttaattcACTCTTGCTGCCCTCCGGTCTTCAGGGAGACTGGTCCAGAGAGCGTTCAGAAATCAAAATCATAACCCGTTTCTTTCATATGCCACTTTCCAAAACCgataaaaacaagacaaacatccaataagaataaataaactttaattttaTAGCACAGTTtgaaaaacagagtttacaaagtgcttcgaTGGCAAAgcaataaaattaaatgtaagTAATGACTGAGCAGGATGTGATAAGGAGACGAGCACGTTGAAGTGTTCaaattatatgaataaatatagagCTGTGTCACTTGAACACATGAAAGCAGAAATatgacaataacaataaagGAACGAGTAAAACAAAAGGTGAGACACTTTTATTTCGTGAGGAGCCCTGACTTCCGGTTCGGCCGCGTCACTTCCTCCCAGCGCTGCCCGTTGCCTGGTAACCGACACCCGGTCTCTCCTGGTGGTTCAGGAACAACGTGTTTTCGAACCGGAGCCTTTTGACGGAAGTGATGGACTCTCACCGGACAAACGTCCTGGTGACGTCGTGTCTGAAGACGCCGGTGGACCCGCTCACGAAGGCGCCGCTGGCGTCGTACGAGCGGGACCGAGCGTTGCCCTGCGCGGCCTCGGGACACCGGGACACCCGGGACAACCGGGACCACGAGGCGGAGGTGAGCCCCGTTAGAGTCCCCAGAGTCTGACTCCACTGAATTAACTCTACGGAAATGATTCTTTCTACATTTTACATTCTCAACatgtaacaaaaacaaaacgtaAAGAATGATTTGATTCAAAGTGAGAAACTGTGACTGAGTTAAACTTGTTCTAATTCGTGTTTGACGTCTTAAACCAAACTGCTCA
Protein-coding regions in this window:
- the cct4 gene encoding T-complex protein 1 subunit delta, with amino-acid sequence MPELMAAPRLSMGGRNKGRAYVDRDKPAQIRFSNISAAKAVADAIRTSLGPKGMDKMIQDEKGDVTITNDGATILKQMQVLHPAAKMLVELSKAQDIEAGDGTTSVVVIAGALLDSCSKLLQKGIHPTTISESFQKAVEKGVEVLTAMSRPVQLSDRETLLNSATTSLCSKVVSQYSSLLAPMSVDAVMRVIDPATATNVDLQDIKIIKKLGGTIDDCELVDGLVLTQRVASTGVTRVEKAKIGLIQFCLSPPKTDMDNQIVVSDYAQMDRVLREERAYILNLVKQIKKAGCNMLLIQKSILRDALSDLALHFLNKMKIMVVKEIEREDIEFICKTIGTKPIAHIDHFLPEMLGSAELVEEVHLDGSGKLVKITGCASPGKTVSIVVRGSNKLVIEEAERSIHDALCVIRCLVKKRALIAGGGAPEIELAVRLAEYSRTLAGMEAYCVRAYADALEVVPSTLAENAGLNPISTVTELRNRHAQGDKMAGINVRKGGISNILEELVVQPLLVSICCLTLATETVRSILKIDDLVSAR